One Cucumis sativus cultivar 9930 chromosome 1, Cucumber_9930_V3, whole genome shotgun sequence DNA segment encodes these proteins:
- the LOC101212595 gene encoding uncharacterized protein LOC101212595, which yields MFPLFDFRDVQEKLSAQFRPWERSFQFWVRVADIYTGYKVLQLRVKFEKDVEKQETMWENQHEHAAEKIYAMCSEMGGFFLKVAQVIGKPDLAPAAWVKRLVTLCDQAPATPFDVVQRVVEKELHRSLGDVFETFDPDPLGSASIAQVHRARLKGDRDDVVVKVQHPGTEDLMMTDIRNLQAFALYMQKTDIKFDLYSVTKEIEKQIGYEFDFEREANAIERIRHFLYSNNKKSPVLVPQVMKNIVTRRVLVMEYIDGIPILNLGDEMAKRGIDASGRIALAAKQRILSSLTMAYGQMILKSGFFHADPHPGNILICKGSEVALLDYGQVKDLPDQLRLGYAKLVMDIADGDASRTAETFRELGIDTISNCENAQEELFKLAQVMFDTRLPPGKVLMQPFAEDSSIKKVGVQSFPEELFSILRTIQILRGLSVGLGINYSCSEQWRPIAEEALLLSGRLEGRKMKTTHKRGFLKRLFSRSS from the exons ATGTTCCCTCTTTTTGATTTTAGAGATGTTCAAGAGAAGCTCTCCGCTCAGTTCAGACCTTGGGAACGTTCTTTTCAATTCTGGGTTCGTGTTGCAGACATCTATACTGGTTACAAG GTGCTTCAACTACGGGTGAAATTCGAGAAGGATGTGGAGAAACAGGAGACAATGTGGGAGAATCAGCATGAACATGCAGCTGAGAAGATATATGCTATGTGCTCCGAAATGGGTGGTTTCTTCCTTAAG GTTGCTCAAGTTATTGGGAAGCCGGATTTGGCCCCAGCTGCATGGGTGAAGAGGCTTGTTACACTGTGTGATCAAGCACCAGCAACGCCTTTTGATGTTGTTCAACGTGTGGTGGAGAAGGAACTGCACCGAAGTCTTGGTGATGTCTTTGAAACATTTGATCCTGACCCTCTTGGTTCGGCTTCGATTGCTCAG GTTCACAGAGCTAGGCTAAAGGGTGACAGGGATGACGTTGTGGTCAAG GTGCAACATCCGGGAACTGAGGATCTAATGATGACAGATATCCGTAATTTGCAAGCCTTTGCCTTATACATGCAAAAGACAGATATCAAATTCGATCTATATTCTGTAACTAAGGAAATAGAGAAACAG aTTGGTTACGAATTTGATTTTGAGAGGGAGGCCAATGCTATTGAAAGGATCCGGCATTTTCTATATAGCAACAACAAGAAGAGCCCGGTATTGGTGCCACAAGTGATGAAGAATATTGTTACCAG GAGGGTGTTGGTGATGGAATATATTGATGGAATCCCAATCCTCAATCTTGGTGATGAAATGGCAAAGAGAGGCATAGATGCTAGTGGCAGAATTGCTTTAGCAGCAAAGCA GAGAATTCTTAGTAGTTTGACGATGGCATATGGGCAAATGATTTTGAAGAGTGGTTTCTTCCATGCAGATCCTCATCCAGGAAATATATTGATCTGTAAAGGCTCAGAG GTAGCATTGCTTGATTACGGGCAAGTGAAGGATCTTCCTGACCAGTTGAGGCTTGGCTATGCTAAACTTGTTATGGATATTGCAGATGGTGACGCCTCAAGAACAGCTGAAACCTTCag GGAGCTTGGGATAGATACAATAAGCAATTGTGAAAACGCACAAGAAGAACTATTTAAGTTGGCTCAGGTAATGTTTGACACAAGGTTACCCCCCGGGAAGGTGTTGATGCAACCTTTCGCAGAGGACTCTTCAATAAAGAAAGTTGGTGTTCAG TCGTTTCCAGAGGAACTCTTTTCCATACTTCGGACAATCCAAATCCTTAGAGGATTAAGTGTTGGTCTCGGGATCAATTATTCGTGCTCCGAACAATGGCGACCCATTGCAGAAGAAGCTTTGTTGCTTTCTGGTAGGCTAGAAG gtaggaaaatgaaaacaacCCACAAACGTGGATTCTTAAAGAGATTGTTTTCAAGATCAAGCTGA
- the LOC101211051 gene encoding uncharacterized protein LOC101211051, whose protein sequence is MFGRIRSSSSPDSLERPPSKILKDDCLSIYETTLMKLKLGSQLDSSPPIKEDALEDGEIDSDSCSLSNEAMNTEACTSFPKDSNELVKSTKEDIMTVDSDYLTLETFEDCQSTERSTQRRMTNSILYLFSKFKNSSEISTIMEEPTTTEDFCSVVMSPCPSASGSTSDVELHSEQESIASSTQIVGMT, encoded by the exons ATGTTCGGAAGGATtagatcttcttcttcaccggATTCCTTGGAGCGGCCGCCTTCCAAGATTCTTAAAGATGATTGTCTTTCCATCTATG AGACTACCTTAATGAAGCTTAAACTCGGTTCGCAACTGGATTCAAGTCCACCCATCAAGGAGGATGCTTTAGAGGATGGAGAAATTGATTCTGACTCATGTTCATTGAGCAATGAAGCAATGAACACAGAAGCATGCACAAGTTTTCCCAAGGATTCTAATGAGTTAGTCAAGTCAACTAAAGAAGATATCATGACGGTTGATTCAGATTATTTGACACTTGAAACTTTTGAGGATTGTCAATCAACAGAACGTTCAACACAGCGTAGGATGACAAACTCCATTCTTTACCTATTCTCTAAATTCAAGAATTCTTCAGAAATTTCAACAATCATGGAGGAACCAACGACAACGGAAGACTTCTGTAGTGTGGTTATGTCACCATGTCCTAGTGCATCTGGATCTACTTCCGATGTTGAGCTACATTCGGAGCAAGAATCAATTGCTTCTTCAACACAAATTGTTGGCATgacttag
- the LOC101212831 gene encoding uncharacterized protein LOC101212831 encodes MEAVAIFGSGAPPRLRPPTRTFCSLARSRTAVLRRRDHLSAFPSNSNLFFKLSTRYRAASSDNESFIFLPHLVASLERVDQTYIMVKPDGVQRGLVGEIISRFEKKGFKLTGLKLFQCSKELAEEHYKDLKGKSFFPGLIEYITSGPVVCMAWEGVGVVASARKLIGVTNPLEAEPGTIRGDLAIQKGRNVIHGSDSPESGKREVALWFKEGELVEWEPALVPWLIE; translated from the exons ATGGAAGCTGTGGCCATCTTCGGAAGTGGAGCTCCGCCGCGTCTCCGGCCGCCGACGAGAACCTTTTGCAGCTTAGCTCGCTCCCGGACGGCTGTCCTACGCCGTCGCGACCATCTTTCAGCATTTCCTTCGAATTCTAATCTCTTCTTCAAATTGTCTACTCGTTATCGTGCTGCTTCCAGTGACAATGAGTCCTTTATATTTTTGCCACATTTGGTTGCCTCCCTG GAGCGAGTCGACCAGACTTACATTATGGTGAAACCTGATGGCGTTCAACGTGGCCTT GTTGGAGAGATAATTTCGCGATTTGAGAAGAAAGGGTTTAAGCTTACTGGTTTAAAGCTCTTCCAATGCTCCAAGGAGTTGGCTGAG GAACACTATAAAGATCTTAAGGGAAAGTCATTTTTTCCTGGTTTAATTGAGTACATAACATCAGGTCCTGTTGTGTGTATG GCATGGGAGGGTGTTGGTGTTGTGGCATCAGCACGTAAGTTAATCGGAGTAACAAATCCTCTCGAAGCTGAGCCAGGAACAATAAGAGGGGATCTTGCTATTCAAAAAGGAAG GAATGTGATTCATGGGAGTGATAGTCCTGAAAGTGGCAAGCGTGAAGTAG CACTGTGGTTCAAAGAAGGTGAATTGGTAGAGTGGGAGCCAGCTCTTGTACCATGGCTCATAGAGTGA
- the LOC101211301 gene encoding stemmadenine O-acetyltransferase-like, which produces MEMNNNSFKIDIISTEIIKPSSPTPSTHQHHKLSFLDQFAPGSYTPLLFFYPGGGNHRDRCRRLKESLAETLSRFYPLAGTLVEAYLVECNDEGVAFSEARVSGRLSEVMENPNDVVTYHRLLPFHPDAVLERECILGVQYNVFECGGAVIALCITHKIVDGTSTTMFTKAWASTCRGDNEYPIVPNFDATDLFPAMEIRGGNKRHPRMQKIVTRRFVFNKSNIAALKKQASSAALFLNQRPPSRVESVSGFLWKRFIALYHKKTPTKAKRFAVIQAVNLRNRMNPPLPPNSFGNIWWFATADVPIDEEQDFPSLVGKVREAIREIDDEYTKTLQDTEKSLRAKMKMGERVYSGEVEMACFTSWCNFPVYETDFGWGKPTWVCTPGRPYKNVVLFVNTSDGEGIEAWVNLEESDMALFENDCELLSFTSLF; this is translated from the exons ATGGAGATGAACAACAATAGTTTCAAGATAGATATAATCTCTACAGAGATAATAAAGCCTTCATCTCCAACACCTTCAACCCACCAACACCacaaactttcatttctcGACCAATTTGCCCCTGGCAGCTACACtcctctcctcttcttctACCCCGGTGGCGGCAACCACCGCGACCGGTGTCGGAGATTGAAGGAATCTCTCGCTGAAACCTTGAGCCGGTTCTATCCTCTCGCCGGCACTCTGGTGGAGGCTTACTTGGTGGAGTGTAACGATGAGGGTGTGGCGTTTTCTGAAGCGAGAGTTTCTGGCCGGTTGTCGGAAGTTATGGAGAATCCAAACGACGTAGTTACGTATCATCGGCTGCTACCGTTTCACCCTGATGCTGTTCTTGAAAGGGAGTGTATTTTGGGTGTTCAATATAACGTTTTTGAGTGTGGCGGTGCTGTGATTGCTCTTTGTATTACTCACAAGATCGTCGACGGCACCTCCACCACAATGTTCACTAAAGCTTGGGCTTCCACTTGTCGTGGGGACAACG AGTACCCGATAGTGCCAAACTTCGACGCCACGGACCTATTCCCGGCAATGGAAATCCGCGGCGGAAACAAACGTCATCCTCGAATGCAGAAAATCGTAACAAGAAGATTCGTCTTCAATAAATCCAATATTGCCGCTCTAAAAAAACAAGCCAGTTCCGCCGCATTATTCCTCAACCAACGCCCTCCTTCCCGAGTAGAATCCGTCTCCGGCTTCCTCTGGAAACGATTCATAGCCCTATACCATAAAAAAACTCCAACCAAAGCAAAGCGTTTCGCCGTAATCCAAGCCGTCAATCTCCGCAACCGAATGAACCCACCGTTGCCGCCGAACTCCTTCGGCAACATCTGGTGGTTCGCCACCGCCGACGTTCCAATCGACGAGGAACAAGACTTCCCGTCGTTGGTTGGAAAAGTCAGAGAAGCGATACGAGAAATCGACGATGAATATACAAAGACGTTGCAAGATACGGAGAAATCGTTGAGGGCAAAAATGAAGATGGGGGAAAGGGTTTATTCAGGGGAAGTGGAAATGGCTTGCTTCACAAGTTGGTGCAATTTTCCAGTTTATGAAACGGATTTTGGTTGGGGAAAACCGACGTGGGTCTGTACTCCTGGGCGGCCGTACAAAAACGTGGTGCTTTTTGTTAACACTAGCGATGGTGAAGGAATCGAAGCATGGGTGAATTTGGAGGAAAGTGATATGGCGCTCTTTGAAAATGATTGTGAACTTCTTTCCTTCACGTCATTATTCtga